The Pirellulales bacterium genome has a segment encoding these proteins:
- the hflX gene encoding GTPase HflX, with protein sequence MYRSETVVSESAVLVGVVLPSHRFPGDPLDELEGLVQSAGARIVGQLTQRRETPDKTTYLGKGKVEELRLLAEAQEADVVVFDNDLSPAQTRNLEKATNTKVLDRTELILDIFASRAQTHEARLAVELAQLQYSLPRLKRMWTHLSRMKMGIGMRGPGEKQLEVDRRLVEKRIHDLRDELSVIERRKERQVAARHDRMTVSLVGYTNAGKSTLLNVLTGADVLAAHKLFATLDTRTRRWQLPGWGPVLLSDTVGFIRELPHHLIASFKATLEESRQADLLLHVADASSPAVYQQIAAVYGVLEELGIEEKDTLLVLNKVDALADRIQLDGLLERYPNAVPISARRGQGLAQLAGKVSEALSRGFLDVDIETDASNGRLLAFLAAHGEVLSQQYHDSSVTVHCRIAQQHLGPIQDLAKCIRPHQSDGSLAVDPKEVPPAKIEDVA encoded by the coding sequence ATGTACCGCTCCGAAACGGTCGTCAGCGAATCCGCTGTATTGGTCGGTGTCGTATTACCGAGCCACCGGTTTCCCGGCGATCCTTTGGACGAATTGGAAGGTTTGGTGCAATCGGCCGGAGCACGCATCGTCGGTCAGTTGACACAGCGGCGCGAAACGCCAGACAAGACGACATATCTGGGTAAGGGCAAAGTCGAAGAGTTACGGCTCTTGGCCGAAGCGCAAGAGGCGGACGTCGTCGTCTTCGACAACGATCTTAGTCCGGCGCAGACGCGTAATCTCGAGAAGGCGACCAATACCAAGGTGCTGGATCGAACTGAGCTGATTCTCGACATCTTTGCCAGTCGCGCGCAAACTCACGAGGCGCGCCTGGCCGTCGAATTGGCGCAGCTACAGTACTCGCTCCCGCGGCTCAAGCGCATGTGGACCCACTTGTCGCGCATGAAGATGGGAATCGGCATGCGCGGCCCGGGCGAGAAGCAATTGGAAGTCGACCGTCGTCTAGTCGAGAAGCGAATTCACGACCTGCGCGATGAACTGTCGGTCATCGAGCGGCGCAAAGAGCGGCAAGTTGCCGCGCGGCACGACCGCATGACAGTCTCGCTCGTCGGCTACACCAACGCCGGCAAGAGCACGTTGTTGAACGTATTAACCGGCGCCGACGTACTGGCCGCACACAAGCTGTTCGCCACGCTCGACACGCGCACGCGTCGTTGGCAGTTGCCCGGCTGGGGGCCTGTGCTGTTGAGCGATACGGTCGGTTTCATTCGCGAGCTGCCGCATCATCTGATTGCCAGCTTCAAGGCCACCTTGGAAGAGTCGCGGCAGGCCGATCTCTTGCTGCACGTGGCCGACGCCAGCAGCCCGGCGGTTTATCAACAGATTGCCGCGGTGTATGGCGTGCTCGAAGAATTGGGGATCGAGGAAAAAGACACGCTGCTCGTACTCAACAAAGTGGACGCACTGGCCGACCGAATACAACTCGATGGTCTGCTCGAACGTTATCCCAACGCGGTACCGATCAGCGCCCGACGTGGCCAGGGACTGGCGCAACTGGCCGGCAAAGTCAGCGAAGCGTTGAGTCGTGGATTTCTCGACGTCGACATCGAAACCGATGCCTCGAACGGCCGGCTGTTGGCATTTCTCGCGGCGCATGGAGAAGTTTTGTCGCAGCAATACCACGACAGCAGCGTCACGGTTCACTGTCGTATCGCGCAGCAGCATCTTGGACCGATTCAAGACCTGGCCAAATGCATCCGTCCTCATCAATCGGACGGATCGCTCGCGGTCGATCCTAAGGAAGTACCTCCGGCCAAGATCGAGGACGTGGCATGA
- a CDS encoding SDR family NAD(P)-dependent oxidoreductase: protein MTRRAIKGYRAIVTGASSGIGRELVMELVRRGARVVATARRADRLESLAVEAGSYPGEITTVVGDITREETRQALVACATDRWGGIDLLVNNAGVGMIRDFDQSDADRLRQLMDVNFFAAVEMTRAALPVLRAGRQPMVVNVASILGHRGIPHYTEYCASKFALVGFSEALRAELVGRGVEVLVVSPGTTKSEFFDVLVAEQPGVGSRGEGGVSPVDVALATVRAIERSRHLIIPNNRGRLLLWLNRLSPRLADALVARFG, encoded by the coding sequence ATGACGCGCCGTGCCATCAAGGGATACCGAGCCATTGTCACCGGCGCGTCGAGCGGCATCGGCCGTGAACTGGTGATGGAGCTGGTACGCCGTGGTGCCCGCGTTGTTGCCACGGCGCGCCGGGCCGATCGTTTGGAATCGCTGGCCGTCGAGGCGGGCTCGTATCCGGGCGAGATCACGACCGTAGTCGGTGACATCACGCGCGAGGAAACGCGCCAGGCACTCGTCGCGTGCGCCACAGACCGTTGGGGTGGGATCGATCTGCTGGTCAACAATGCCGGCGTTGGCATGATACGCGATTTTGACCAATCCGATGCCGATCGATTGCGGCAACTCATGGACGTGAATTTTTTCGCAGCGGTCGAGATGACACGCGCAGCGCTCCCTGTGTTACGTGCCGGACGGCAGCCGATGGTGGTCAACGTCGCCTCGATCCTGGGGCACCGCGGCATCCCGCACTACACGGAATACTGTGCCAGCAAGTTCGCCTTGGTAGGTTTCAGCGAGGCTTTGCGTGCAGAACTGGTGGGTCGGGGAGTCGAGGTCTTGGTCGTCAGCCCCGGCACGACGAAATCCGAATTCTTCGACGTGCTGGTAGCCGAGCAGCCGGGCGTGGGGAGCCGCGGCGAAGGGGGCGTGTCTCCTGTGGACGTCGCCCTGGCCACCGTTCGCGCGATCGAGCGCAGCCGGCACTTGATCATCCCCAATAATCGGGGTCGGCTGCTGTTGTGGCTGAATCGGCTCTCTCCGCGACTGGCGGACGCCCTGGTGGCGCGTTTTGGGTAA